The nucleotide window CAAACATGGGGCCTAAAGTCTAAAACCTAAATAACTTAATACCTGCAGGGCAAGTTGCATTAGTTCTTAAAGCCTTTTTGTAGTATGCCAAAGCTGCTTTGTAATCTTTCTTGTTGAAAGAAATGCAAGCTTTTCCCAAGAGTGAAGGTATATTGTCAGGTGACTGGTTCAAAACAAAGTTGAATTGGGCATCAGCCTGATCCATTTTATCACCCTCTAACAAGCAGAGATATGCACGACCCAGCAAATGGTTCTAAATTTGAACCAAGATGTGACATAATATTGTTAATTCACTCAAACAGTTAGTATTACCTGATCATACATGATGATCTTGTCTGCAGTTGTGTAAAGATGGGTTGCTTTTGTGAAAAGTTCTCTTTTcttgtctttatttttttcacggtTTGCTTGCTGGACATAGTGAGCTGCTAAAGTGTCAAGGGCCTTCATTTGATCCTTTTCAGAATCTTTATAGTTCATATTAGATTCAGTGCGAGAGGCTTCTAACACCTTGACAAAATCAGCAATCTTATTTTGGTTGTTGTACTCCACCTTAGATGGGAGATAGAAGAACTAGTACAATGTAAATAAGATATGTAATTTAAGCTGTATTTTACTGCCAAGGTAACCCAAATATGAATTTGCGCATGTTCCTGTTTGAGAATCTGTATGACTTCGTCTCCATCAGGAAGCTGATCAAAGAACAGCTCAATAACCTAATGAACAGAGTAAACACATgcataaacaaaaacaaatcaaaaactgtTGTCTCCCAAAGTAAAAGAATGACTCGATGTAAATAATTACCTCGTCAGTATCCCGAAGAGGGATTTCGACGGAACCCATTTTGAGTCTTTTACGCAATTCGCCGAGAAATTTAGAACAACATTAACCGTATCTGGCCGTATGAGCTACCCAAAactgtgttttcttttccgcGACTCGTCGCAAAACTCAGCGTTGCACGAATTTTGGAAAACCAGCTAGTAAAGTAGTACTAAACAGCAATTTTTATACTACAAAACAACGCAACgcaattattatttattaatgATGTAATTATTATGAAAATCTGAGTAATCAAtgccataattttttttctaacaacGATAGAATTTTATCCAATAATTAAAGGACACGTTAATAAGATTATCTGGAAACGTGGAAAGTAAAGTCCAACAGTCAGTTTTCTGCTACATTTTACCGCAGTTTAGCAATGTATTCAAAACCAAAATCTCCATTACAAATTTGGAACAAATAATACTTTtgtttacaaaataaaatataaaccATCTTGTGGCATATCCATTGTCGGAATACGGAAAGCACGctaattttgtttgaaatctcTTATTGCCTGATGAAAGTGTGTGAAGCACAGTAGTTTCAAGAATGAATATTCCATATAAATGTCAATAAAGTGGCAATACAACCAGCATCAATCAAGCAAATTGTAagtcttgtttgttttaatttgaaactgaacataaattttttattgcatttgGACCAAgcaatagttttctttttggagaaTGGAAGGAACTAGAAAATTTCGGAGGAATTCAAATACAGATTCCAGTAGTCCACGGTGTTTTACTCGTAAGACATTGACAAGAGATAGTCCACCAAGTCCCACCAATGAACAACAGCAGAGATCCAGAAAAGTAGAGAAGTCAAAACAGCCTGATTCAACTCACATTATAGATGATCCAAACCTATCTGAAGACGACTCACCACCACCTGAAGAAATTAAGGAATCTGTCATTAAACATTTACCCCCAGTGACAAACAAGTCTCAATCAAAAGCACAGGAGGATGTATCACGGCCGAACTCTTTAATCTCTTATAATTTTCTAGTTCTACTGGTAGTTTTTGGTATTGCCTTATTACCAGTTTATTTCAGTGGTCATATATTGGGCTTCTGGTATTCTTACTCCAATGCTGGAAAGGACAAGATATCAGCCCCAGTGTATACTTCAAATCAAGCAATGGAATTACTTGATGAAATGGAGAACTCTTTTCCattgcaaaagaaagaaacatgGATAGGTTTCCTTTCTGCACTCAGTAGTGTTATAGAAGAGAAGCCATCCCAACCAGCTGTTGTTCTTCTTGTTGGCGGAAACACCCCAGCTATTACGCGTACCATGCAGTGTGTTGCCTTAGCTTTGGCTACTAACACCAATAAGCTACTTCGCACGACGAGCTCCACCGATACCAAATTCCCTGTAGTAACAGTCAAAGTTGATGAAATTATCGATGTCCGGCAACAGGAAGAAGCCATCAAGCAAGAACTCGATGTGCAAATCCATTCTATCCTTAACCAGTCTTTTTCAGTTGTGCTTGGACCTTTGGAGATGATCCCACCGCGAGCAGCCTTACTGTTGCACGGCTACTGCGACAACTTCATGGCTCCTTTCAAGAAAAGTGTAATCATCTTGACTGCTacctttgactctgataagcCGCTCAATCCAAAACAGGTTGAACGGAAACTTCACAACCTCTGGGATCCTGCATTAGGCCTAGACACATCCGCTTCTATTGTGTCAAGGGTAACCAACTACGTGGTTTTCATCCAACCAGAATCCGGCTCCACACAATGTACTGACATCGGTAGTGTTTAATTAGTTGAAGAACAATTTTGGGACAATAAACAgtgttataaaaaaatatatatatgtgtagATATTTATATAATGAAAGATAaggcagtttttttttcctatcgtttttgaaaaaataaaaaaaaataaaaataaaataaaaatattaaatatcCAGCGTCCTCACACCGCCACAAACTTTCACTGAAAGAAACTTTGACCGACGAATGGCATGAACATAACTTGAACGGGCAATCAACTTACCGATTTACCTTCCTCCTTTCATGGAATGAGTACCAACTAAAATATGGTAGCAGATAATGTGAACAGAATATTAAACATCAGTTGGTAGACTGGTTAGTGAAAGTAAAAGCTGTCCCGTTAAACGTGGGTTTCACCACGTTACAATTGTAAGACATCTCAAAGAACATAAATACCAACAGGCTTAATTCCCAATTCACTCGGAATAGCTTTTCGTGCCAAAAGGTAGGAAACGTGAGCTGGGtttaagtttttcttctaataagtaataatttttagtttgtatgGTTTAATGAAGCTAACTTAATGCTCATTTATAATTGTTTTCTGTCTTGTCTTTACAGAAGAAAACCCAAGATTATTTCAGTAATGCATGGATGGAGTCCAGCCTAAGTTTTTCTTACAGTCAATCCTATGCCAGATATTGAAACCTGATTgcttgaaaatatttgcaagCTAGTGACAATCAATATAtctttattaattttaatctTTTCGTTACCTTTTAGCATGCTAGTTGTCAGAGTTTATGGGGCGTTGTAAAATGTTAGATGCAAACGGTTCCGTTTCATCGCCAAGTGCCTTGTAAACCGTCATTTTCTCATACTGGAATCCAATTCGACAAAGGGACGTGAATCACGAATATAAATCCAAAATAGAAAGAACGCTATTTAGAATTTTAGTTGGCCATAATAATGAATTTTACCGGTAAAGAAGCACAGCAACGCCCACCAAAGGCCTCAATCAAGTGAAGACATAGATATCCAACTAAGCTCAAATAAAGCACCCCTCCTATTCCAAAGGCAGTGTAGATCGCCCAGTGCGGGGGCAGAGCGTCTTTGATGGTAACAACCACGAAAAACAGATTGATGCTGACTACAACAACCGCTAGTATAGTTAAGATAGTTTTGTTGAATCTAGAATGGATGAGGAACATAAAAATTACGTAATTATAGGATATGATGTTCTAAAAAGCTAAATCCGCCACACACAGACGTCTAGCTCTCTTGGAGCTACACCCAAGATTTTCAGCGCTCTCAGAATAGATCTTTGTTTAGAACTTACATTCCATTCACGAATTGGCCCATTATCTTTGAAGAACCTTttcgagaaaacaaaaatgcacaATACTTTTAATGCTTCGTAATTTCATATAAATAGAATTATACTTGTGAAAGTTAAAGTTGGAATCAAGGCAAAAGGTAGTTGTAAACTCATAACGGCATTGAGGTAGTCGTTTAAACCAGTCAACTGTTGAATGTCGGCAAAAATAGCCAAAAAAAGGGTTGGGGAGATGGCTATCGTCCGCGTAAGCAAAACACGTTTCCAACGGGCCCAATGTAAATTTAAGAACCCCTAAGGATTTTCTGTTATCATCATAAAGAAACATTTTCCTGCGTCacctgttttatttttacctcCATTACAAACTGGCCACTGTAAGTCCCCGTCATAGTAGAAGATTGGCCAGCGGCTAGAATTCCAACAGCCCAAATGTATCTGGCAGCGTCACCGTATTTGCAGCCCAAAAAGAGTCCAGCACGGTAAATATCAGCATCGACGGTTTCGTTATTGGCCTAAGTTGATATGGTATGGACGACATCGAGGAAATATTTGTCTATCAAAGAAATCACGTTCTCGCTTTTTAACTAAGACGTACCGGAAAAAATTCTTCGATTTCTCCTGCCGAGGAAGAGGACGTGCTGTTAGCACATAAATTTTGCTGAACGCAAAAGAAATTGCATAGCAGTTTTATGTTAAAGTGTTGCCAAggagaaaaagggaaatataCTTTACATAATTTAAACAGCGAAACTTACCACATCTTGATTGGTCTTGCCAAAGAGTCCGTAGGCGAACACGCAGAcgacaaaaatatttataatcAATGAAACCAGCAGAGCTATACATGACTCAATAAAGTAGTACATGTTGGCTTGTTGGACAGAATGCTTATCACTTCGGTTGACTTTGCGAGACTAGCAGTTTGACAAACATGGAAAGAGACAAAAGATGCCATTAGTGTGGACAGACCGAGACAGCCATTGAAGTTCTTCCGAATTAGCAAGTTTTCAGAGCTCAAATTGTAAAATACTTTGACCAGAGCAGAATGGAGAAATAGATTATGAGGCATAATGACAGCACCAACTATCCCAACAGCTCGAAGCACACCTTCAGGTCCGCATCCCGCACAACCTGGAACGAAGAGGCCTTTGATCACTTCGATTTGTGGTGGCGGATCGTGAATATACTGCAAACAGAAGATAAGGTTGATGAAACGCTCCCGATTCCAATTATTATTCAATTATTAAACACCAACTTCGTATCCGAATGTAACGGCCATTACGGTAATGAGAAATCcaaataaaaattccaattTGCGCAACCCATATTTGTCAAGGAGTAAGAAAGTGAAAGTGTCAAAAACTGTAATAAGCACACCACCCCAAATGGGAACTctgtaaacaaaacaaaatatgtgAATTATTTGCATAAATACTAACAGGTCATAAGAGAGAAACAAATTTGGACGAATAATTAAACTTACGCCTGGTCAGAAAGAATGTAAATCGCAAGTGCAGTTCCAATTACTTCTTGAATATCAGACCCAATAATTGCAATTTCCGTCATAATCCATAATATGATGCGTGGTGTTCTTGGGTATTGCTTGTAGCACATCTCGGCTAGATGTAGGCCTGTAACCATGCCCAATCGGATAGCTAACCTTTGCACCAGCAGTCCCATAATTGTGGCTGTCATCAGCACCCATAGTAACTGAAAAGAGTCATGTTAGTTAATGTTTGACGAAACATTTCAAttacacacaaacacacaaaaaaaagagataattCACTTTATAGCCAGCCACAACTCCAGACTGCAAATCTGACTCGATGTTACCAGGGTCTAAGTAAGCGATGCTCATCAAGAAACCTGGCCCGGTGAAAGCCCACAATGTACGAAAGCTGAATGATCCCTGTAAAGTATGAATCGTTAAAGTTACATGGGTTAACGGTGAAGGTAATTTTTAGCAAAACGTAGGTTACCTTTCCCAGTTCTGGGACAtcaattaatttttcataCGTCTCATTCTCAGGGGCGATGTCGTCCTCATTAACGAAAGCTAGATTAAGTTGGCCTTCTCTGTCATTCGAAGATGATTCGAAAGATTTTGGCACATTTGTTTCGGTTGGGTTGATGTTATTACTAGCTTGGCTGGCACGCCTGTCGTTAAAGGATGAAAGATTAACGGAATCCATTGTCGTGGAAAACGTTACGAGTCTATCTGTGAAAGCAGCAAAAATAAAGCTTTAATTGTTGATGCTGGTTTCCAGTTGTCTAATCCGCGTTTCAAATGCTTTGGTTCTTCACTCGGCTATAAAAAGTCGTATCAGCAATTTTATTTGATAGAGATTCTTAGCTCGACATGTCCTGACATTTTTTAGGGTAGTTGCGAAATATGGGTAGCATATGTTTATCCCGCCAAGTATCTCATCATAGGCCCTTTTTTACATTCTGAAAGAAGACACCAAAAACAAGTAAGGAGACCCATGTTTATAGGTAACGATGGGTATTACAAACTTTAATGCAGTCACTGAGGACGTGGTTTCAAGGTTTTTGGGAATGTTTCAACCGGAGTACCGTGCCGGGTTCTTGTCTAGAACTGACATATGCTGCAACAAAGAAAGGCATTGTGAGAAATAATCGTGCTGATATGTATACATGCTCAGTAGATCTGTTATACGtcatcaaaaatgaaatcctGTCGATATGTAAACACAGATAACAATGATATGATGTAGAGTACATACGTACGTACGTAgagtaaaaattaatttcataAAGACAAAAATTGAATATTCTATTCTAATAAAGTAAATTATAGTTATTTAGAATTGcaatataaaatgaaaactttttCCACATAAAAAAAGTGTAAGGTACCAGCACATACACTGCTGTTTGCTGAGATTATTAATGCATTcatatttattatttacaataaacaaaactaTTAATTGTACAGTATTTTGGTTTGGTTTcaaatacaagaaaattcaGGCTCACCTCATATGTCTGCTTAACAAGTTTGCCCTTACTGGGGAGGAAGAACTcttcaaaattgaaacaaatccTGTGACTGCTTTGCACTACACAGAATGATTTCCAGTGAAAAAGCTTCGTCACGTGTTATGACGTGTGTCGTGGTGTAGTAACAATTTTGCTGAATCTTGTTCTAACTTATAACTAGATCTTTTCGGGCAGTAAACCTAATGATTAAACTTTGTTTTACTGTTTCTCGGTAAGTATATTCCAAACGTTACACAATGTAGTACTTGCAACCATTGCCGTGCAGTTCCACAGAAATGTCTGTTTTCAATCAGGAAAATGCGGGTACTTGGAAAAACGTATAAAAACCCACAtacatttcttattttattttaattatattatttttcaacgttttttgtttgtttaatgggTACGATCTGAAAACAATCAGCGCCAACAAATACACCTGAAACAACACTAACACCAACAGCACGAACTTTTTGAACCTACGTCGTCTGTAAGTAACAATTCATTGCAGACTAAATTAACTTCAGGAGAaacggaaagagaaaaaattaaaatcataCGGGGGCCgtataattttaattttttctctaCCCGCATAATACGGGTCAAGAGACATTATGTGCAATGCtgacaagacgtgcatagcacaataccttcgtgtaaattaaatctggaattgtgaaacaaaatgatggtgaaaacgagccgcgttcattggtggctgttgaaggtgcgtgcgacgatccgctgccgagattggcgtgcatgtttgtaaacttttgtttggttttcttggaaaatggagcagttagGCCCTGGTTCATTGCTTGACCCCTCGCTGACCTTCttcccttcttgtatttttagatgttttttaatcatgacgggttgggcaccgttcgatgcgttggctcacgctgattccggcagtatgaatgtcagcgctagcaacggtaccgttcgggagttatgatttttttcccGTTCACACCAcctccccgactcccacaagtgcctggctcgtctatcccattgcgtccaacccccatgggattttttctatccaaatattttttcggtcacgaatgatcacgaaaccggtatcattggatgcggctcgtcgagctcgttccgatggtgaaggtcccgccgtgatcggatacaccgttcggccgcaaacgatttttaaagctcgaaaaatgatgatgggcctctacctccACCTCATTCTATTtagaattcgacgtcaaaagcgcagccgctttcgaaaatatttttcgaaaaaagcccgttaaaaatttttaaaaatacatagcggctgaacggtgcgtcggatcgcgaaaatttttcgacagctgagatcgcgtgattgcgctctatccagcggtacccgatgaggagccgtgcgaccgctcgcttccggtagctgactcggccggtttcggcatgtccgattttcacgcggatttcacggtccagctgctcctgcccggcttaatttgtcattttcccattcgtagggcgatccgagttcacgtacaaaagttattcacggtcaaacatggcgacagtgcgctaaaatttcagcggaaaaaagcccgtttcccggaattttgtaaacggttcttatgaattttgccgcctttttcccggaatttctccggaacccggttttggtctggctgcagctccttccccccccccccccccccccccccccccccccccccccccctcttttctccccctttttttttttctattgtaaattaatcgggcataaatctaataccttcggtaatattaaaatactaaagtatttcaatatttacactcagggataAATTTACGTAGAATGTATTTCTGTATGCCTAGATAAATGCAAGCTCTTTCAAGCAGAACAACTAGACGGCATACAGCATCTGTCTCTAACCCAGTTACCATTCTCAAAAATACACAATGCTAAAAATTCCTGATGAAGTCATTCGTACAAGCATGGGGGGAATATTTGAAGAACAAATTAGCTGATAGCTCTCATGGGGGAAAAAGAATGTTGCATTGATTTTCTGATATTATTCAGgcttattaaaaattctgtGAAAACAAAACGACAAGTCATTCACATTCCGTTGTACGCAGGCCCACCGCCACCCTCAGGGGCGACCCAATTGATGTTCTGACTGGGGTCCTTGATATCACATGTCTTacagtgaatacaattttGAGCACTTATTTGGAACTTCTTACTCTGCCCGTCCTCCGTTGGCACGTATTCGTAAACACCTGGaacaagaatgaattaaaatcGAGAGCAAAGTTGTTGCAATGGCGATAGATTAGTTACCAGCGGGACAAAAGCGACCCTCTGGGCCATCATACACAGCAAGATTTTGTTTGACTTGTACTGTGTCGTCCATCAATGTTAAATGAGGTGGTTGATCACCTTCGTGATTCGTTCCCGTTAACGCAACTGAAGTCAACAGATCAAAAGTTATTTTCCCATCAGGCTTTGGATAGTCAACCGGCTGGCATTGTGCAGCGGGTTTTAGCTTTCGATGGTCAGCAcctaaaaattcaaaattgtcGATGTTTATAAACTACACAACCTATTAAGTCATCTATGCCTCTGCTTTCAGGCAACTTTTCTTACCGTGATGTGTAAATGTCCAAGGCTCTTTCCCTCGACCAAGTACGTAAAATAGCCCAGTGTACATAAGCCCACCATATAAACCAAGAGATGAACTGAAAGAAGGCCTCACATTTCTGACGCTCTGGAGTTCTTTCCAAACGCAGCTGTTCCGAATTCGCTCTTCGTAGACTACTGGGTTTACACCGACCGTTTCTTGTTTAATATCACTGCTAAtggtatcaaatatactctcGGCCGCTAACATGGCACTCTTCATTGCATTGTGTGTTCCCTTGATTTTGGGAACATTCATAAACCCAGGCGAACAGCCAACCAAGCAACCTCCTGGGAAAGTCAATTTGGGAATTGACTGTAAACCTCCTTCATTAAGGGCCCGAGCGCCATAACCAATCCTAGAACAAGACGTCAGTTTAATTCATTTACAGGTGATGATTCATGGACGTACCTTTTTGCTCCTTCAAGCAATGGCTTGACGGAAGGGTGAAGTTTCCATCGCTGGAATTCTTTGTATGGACTGATAAACGGATTGCGGTAATCGAGCCCAATCACAAGGCCCATAGCTATAAGGGGCGTCTTACTTTCGTCCGTAACGTGGTAAAGAAACGATCCACCATATGTTGTTCGCTCCTACGGAATGTAAGAAAATGAGATGTTGCCCAATTGAAACGTTATTACGATAAATACCAATGGCCAACCGACGGTATGTTCTATCCTTCCAGGATGATGCTTTGCAGGGTCTATTTCCCATAGCTCTTTTAACCCAATGGCATATGTTTGAGGTTCACATTCTGTGCGTAGATTGAATTTTTTGTAAAGCATTTTGGCTAAATGACCATGACAACCCTCAGCAAAAATTGTGCATTTTGCATGTAATTCCATGCCACGAGCAAACGTGTCCTAAGGATTAAAGGGATTTGcgttgtagaaaaatgaaacgaaaaaagattTCGAAAGATTTTTATAAATGTGGGGGGCTCACTTTAGGAGATCCATCTTTTGCGATTCCAACATCGTTAGTAGCGATGCCTTTAACACTTCCATCTTCGTGGTAGAGTATTTCAGATGCTGCTATGCCAGGGTAAATTTCAACACCCAATTCTTCTGCTTGTGAACCCAACCACTGGACAAAATGGCCCAGCCTCACAATCATGTTTCCATGGTTGTGCATTGGCATACCTGCATAAAGATAAACCTCTTGTCTCATTTACAGTACTGTAATTATTTTAATGTCATATAGTACCGGGCAATATTGGCAATGGAATCCTATAGTTTTCTGTTAAAAGTGCAAATTTGTCCTCTGTAACTGGGGTGTGAAGGGGAGCCCCACGTTCTTTCCAGTCAGGAATTAATTCATTCAAAGGACCAAGTTCCAAACATGCTCCAGATAGTGTATGTCCACCTAAGTGAGAGAACACCTATTACATAAGATTTATCTCATGGTTAATTTCAACCAACTGAGGTTACCTATTTCTGCAGCTTTCTCAACAACACAtattctcatttctttttcatgcaGAGCAGCAAGCTGTTTCAGTCGTATTGCAGCAGACATACCAGCAGGTCCACcaccaacaataacaacatCAACCTCATCCACTGCTCTTTCCATATCCACACCTGATAACAACAAAATCTGTGCAGTTGACTGACCTAACTTACATAAAATTAGCTCAACTAACATACCCTCCCATCTTGGATCTTTTTCTCGCGGATGGACTGTGTAATGGGTCGTAATTTTAGGAAAAGACTGCTCTGTCCACGAATACAAACgtttaaaaaccaaacagCCATTTTGACCTAAATCAAAAGGTTGATAGAATGCAATAACGAAGGTGAATTTTTATAATAACGATTTACCTCTGTTAAAGGCTCGTAAAACAAAGCCGTGGACCATTTTCGTTAACAACCTGATGGCAACACAAACAACTGTAAACTGCTGGGTAAATCGTAAGCTGATAAATAAGCAGACGACGCTTAGTCAACATTTTTGGGCAATTTCAGCCACGGGGGAAAACAATGCCTATTGATCCTGTATAGGAGGAGTGGTCAAGAATGGAGTTTTCGGAGCTAAAATTCCCAACTCCCATGACGAAAGTTTTCAACGACGAGAAAACATAATATACTGGACTGCAGTGGGACGACAAATGTCTGTCCACACAAACTCTGGCGTACGTGACGCTTGGATAGACGAGGAGAAGATACGGAAATCTATATATGGGACATCTCACGTCCGCCTCAGCTATATAACAGTACGTAATCTCGAGGTCATGGAGAACAGGAATGCGTTAACATTACGTTCAACAACTTTCTATCCATATAAAGTGTTGTTAGAAACCTCGACTAACATAAGGTGCCTCATAGTAGTTCAATTACTAACACACATCGGGCAGGCAATTTTTCAGTTACGTACTACCGTACGTACAAACGAAACGGGAAAACTGGTAGGTTTCACGCCACCAGATGGCGTCAACAATGAGATTGCACTCTTTCACGCTGTATATTTTGCCCTATCCATTTGGTTGTTGTCGTAAGCATCATGTCACGatgatttccgtaattttaCAAATCAAATATTATTTGTGAACTGATTAGCATTCTGAACAACatgtaaaatttattgaagTTTGTGGAAAGGAAGTGTATTACTGATTAAGTTCGattgaaattttgaaaataaaacaaaatgtaccaaatttcaaacaacGAGTTTGCGATTCTTAGCCGATTTCCATATCAATAAACGAAAAACCAAAGATCAAAGATTTTTCTACAAGTCTAAAAAGTCAACAAAAAACTATTCACAATGAAGAATTTTTCTGGCATTGTTTCCTGGATGGTGTCGTTAATAGGTATTGAACTTGTTGACGATGAGCAACCCTCTTTGGAAAACCCAGACTTGGTTACAAATGCAGTGGAACCGGAACCCAACCACATCCGACCGTCTGTACCGTACGATCCAAACTTTCGGTTCATACCGATACCCCTGCCACCAGATCGCCCAAAATCTAAGGAAAACAGGCACACGGTCATCCATATGCCCGACGAATCGAGTGACGAACCAGACTCCTATGTCCGTTACGACTCTTCGTCGGGACGAGCCGATACTTCAGGCATCGAGGCATACTGGAACCGCcaacccccaaaaaatttCATACCGCCACCACCGTATTGGCCACCCGTTTCATACGTGCCACCACCTCCGCCAGAGCATGTAGAGGCTGTCAGGTACCAACCTCCAGTGAAAGAACCTGCGGCCCAAAAAGAAGACGAGGTTCTCATACACCTTCGGAAATCTTTGGAAACCTCAGACTTGGTTACAAATGCAGTGGCACCGGAATCCAACTCTAGGCGACCGTCTGTACCGTACGATCCAAACTTTCAGTTCATACCGATACCCCTGCCACCAGATCGCACAAAATCTAAGGAAAACAGGCACAAGGTCATCCATATGCCCGACGAATCCAATGACGAACCAGACTCCTATGTCCGTTACGACTCTTCGTCGGGACGAGCCGATACTTCAGGCATCGAGGCATACTGGAACCGACCgcccaaaaaaaatttcataccGCCACCACCGGATTTGCCGCCCGTTTCGTACGTGCCACCCACTCCGCCAGAGCATGTAGAGGCT belongs to Daphnia magna isolate NIES linkage group LG1, ASM2063170v1.1, whole genome shotgun sequence and includes:
- the LOC116925390 gene encoding uncharacterized protein LOC116925390 encodes the protein MEGTRKFRRNSNTDSSSPRCFTRKTLTRDSPPSPTNEQQQRSRKVEKSKQPDSTHIIDDPNLSEDDSPPPEEIKESVIKHLPPVTNKSQSKAQEDVSRPNSLISYNFLVLLVVFGIALLPVYFSGHILGFWYSYSNAGKDKISAPVYTSNQAMELLDEMENSFPLQKKETWIGFLSALSSVIEEKPSQPAVVLLVGGNTPAITRTMQCVALALATNTNKLLRTTSSTDTKFPVVTVKVDEIIDVRQQEEAIKQELDVQIHSILNQSFSVVLGPLEMIPPRAALLLHGYCDNFMAPFKKSVIILTATFDSDKPLNPKQVERKLHNLWDPALGLDTSASIVSRVTNYVVFIQPESGSTQCTDIGSV
- the LOC116925387 gene encoding natural resistance-associated macrophage protein 2 isoform X1, encoding MLPIFRNYPKKYRLVTFSTTMDSVNLSSFNDRRASQASNNINPTETNVPKSFESSSNDREGQLNLAFVNEDDIAPENETYEKLIDVPELGKGSFSFRTLWAFTGPGFLMSIAYLDPGNIESDLQSGVVAGYKLLWVLMTATIMGLLVQRLAIRLGMVTGLHLAEMCYKQYPRTPRIILWIMTEIAIIGSDIQEVIGTALAIYILSDQAVPIWGGVLITVFDTFTFLLLDKYGLRKLEFLFGFLITVMAVTFGYEYIHDPPPQIEVIKGLFVPGCAGCGPEGVLRAVGIVGAVIMPHNLFLHSALVKSRKVNRSDKHSVQQANMYYFIESCIALLVSLIINIFVVCVFAYGLFGKTNQDVQNLCANSTSSSSAGEIEEFFPANNETVDADIYRAGLFLGCKYGDAARYIWAVGILAAGQSSTMTGTYSGQFVMEGFLNLHWARWKRVLLTRTIAISPTLFLAIFADIQQLTGLNDYLNAVMSLQLPFALIPTLTFTSSSKIMGQFVNGMFLIHSRFNKTILTILAVVVVSINLFFVVVTIKDALPPHWAIYTAFGIGGVLYLSLVGYLCLHLIEAFGGRCCASLPYEKMTVYKALGDETEPFASNILQRPINSDN
- the LOC116925387 gene encoding natural resistance-associated macrophage protein 2 isoform X2 yields the protein MLPIFRNYPKKYRLVTFSTTMDSVNLSSFNDRRASQASNNINPTETNVPKSFESSSNDREGQLNLAFVNEDDIAPENETYEKLIDVPELGKGSFSFRTLWAFTGPGFLMSIAYLDPGNIESDLQSGVVAGYKLLWVLMTATIMGLLVQRLAIRLGMVTGLHLAEMCYKQYPRTPRIILWIMTEIAIIGSDIQEVIGTALAIYILSDQAVPIWGGVLITVFDTFTFLLLDKYGLRKLEFLFGFLITVMAVTFGYEYIHDPPPQIEVIKGLFVPGCAGCGPEGVLRAVGIVGAVIMPHNLFLHSALVKSRKVNRSDKHSVQQANMYYFIESCIALLVSLIINIFVVCVFAYGLFGKTNQDVQNLCANSTSSSSAGEIEEFFPANNETVDADIYRAGLFLGCKYGDAARYIWAVGILAAGQSSTMTGTYSGQFVMEGFLNLHWARWKRVLLTRTIAISPTLFLAIFADIQQLTGLNDYLNAVMSLQLPFALIPTLTFTSSSKIMGQFVNGIFNKTILTILAVVVVSINLFFVVVTIKDALPPHWAIYTAFGIGGVLYLSLVGYLCLHLIEAFGGRCCASLPYEKMTVYKALGDETEPFASNILQRPINSDN
- the LOC116925387 gene encoding natural resistance-associated macrophage protein 2 isoform X3 — encoded protein: MLPIFRNYPKKYRLVTFSTTMDSVNLSSFNDRRASQASNNINPTETNVPKSFESSSNDREGQLNLAFVNEDDIAPENETYEKLIDVPELGKGSFSFRTLWAFTGPGFLMSIAYLDPGNIESDLQSGVVAGYKLLWVLMTATIMGLLVQRLAIRLGMVTGLHLAEMCYKQYPRTPRIILWIMTEIAIIGSDIQEVIGTALAIYILSDQAVPIWGGVLITVFDTFTFLLLDKYGLRKLEFLFGFLITVMAVTFGYEYIHDPPPQIEVIKGLFVPGCAGCGPEGVLRAVGIVGAVIMPHNLFLHSALVKSRKVNRSDKHSVQQANMYYFIESCIALLVSLIINIFVVCVFAYGLFGKTNQDVQNLCANSTSSSSAGEIEEFFPANNETVDADIYRAGLFLGCKYGDAARYIWAVGILAAGQSSTMTGTYSGQFVMEGFLNLHWARWKRVLLTRTIAISPTLFLAIFADIQQLTGLNDYLNAVMSLQLPFALIPTLTFTSSSKIMGQFVNGMFLIHSRFNKTILTILAVVVVSINLFFVVVTIKDALPPHWAIYTAFGIGGVLYLSLVGYLCLHLIEAFGGRCCASLPRSFYFGFIFVIHVPLSNWIPV